From the Motacilla alba alba isolate MOTALB_02 chromosome 1, Motacilla_alba_V1.0_pri, whole genome shotgun sequence genome, the window GTTTTGCTCTGCCCCATTAACCTTCCAGGAACCAGAACTGCAGCGCCCCTAAAACCGCTTGTAAAACATTGGTCACTCTCTGCGTGTCTTATCTggctctttttcttcctcaaaaccCTGTTGCTGTAAGTTGCAGAACTGAGCTGGGGGAAATCGGGAAGTCCATTGCAATGTTTGGGTTTGTGGTCATGTTGgacaaaaaatagttttctacATTGTGAAAGTATCCAGCAACTTTAGAAACTAGGAGGCAAATGCTTTGCAACAGCCAAGCTTTTGGTCCAGTAGCTAAACCAGAAACTtggaaaatacactttttcaggtagaaatgataaaaatttgtatttgcatttctgatggggaaaaaaaaaaaatcacccagaACTGATTTTTCAGGTTGTATTTTTAGTCCCAAACTGGAAACTCCCAGCTCCTCAAAGAATATGGATATCATTGATAAAAGGGAGGAACATACAGACTGGAGTTTGGGAAATTTTAGGGGAGCAGAACATTGCTCAAGACTTTTGTGTATCTGATTTGCAGTGGTGCCTCTGATAGGGGTCTTCCACCCTTCTCTCTCATTAGAAATTTCTCCTTAGGGGACTCtgtcttttttgcttcttgttacATTTAATTGCTTTCTCTCACCTTCATTGCCATGCCTCATCCTGCCATATCTCGGCTGAATCTCCAACATCCCTCGTTTTTCCTGCTACATCATCGTTTTTTCTGCTACATCCTGGGCAAACTGCCTGGCACTGAATACTACACAGCCTGCTCTGTTTCTGTCTTCACAAATGATTCTCCAGAGTGTTCAGGACCTTCCTCACATGctcttcctgctcccagccagtCCAGCACACTCAGCAATATTCTCATCTACAGGTGCTGAACACACTGAAAAGTTAAAACCTCTGTGTTGGGAGGCTGGACTGAGGGAATCTGGGACACGTCACTGAGAAGACATCGTCATGCAAAGAACcaaattaacatttatttatttttttaaaaaactaatcAACACACAATGTActgaagaagaaggaaacacTACAGCCATgaataatttttcccttcagagcagggacaaggatACTCCActgaatgcttttctttcaaattctgCTCCAGTGATTTGAAGGACAAGTATCCTTTCATGAAACAGTGATGGCCTTTTCCACATCATTGAGATATTGTCTGGACCAGGAGTCAAGGAAAAGGATGGAGAATTAGGACCCTTGTTTCCTAAGCAGGAGGGTATAAAGGTTCACAGTAGGTCCTTGACATCAGCCTGAGCTATTTCATCCAGGAATGATCTCCAGCTTGTAAAGAGATGAAGGGGCACAGGCTGGGAACTGAGGTACTTTGAAGCTTGGATTTTATGTCCTTTCTCAGAGAAGTTTGACTGCCTGTTCACAAATTCGATAGCAACTTGTGATGCAAAGGACATTATTCCAGTTACTGTAAGTGTTGGGGTCTGTGTTTCCCTTGACATGAATTGCTGcacatttttctgcaaagaGTAAATTGGGCTCCCCAGGCTTCCAGAAGCTGTAAAAGAAAGTTCCTTTATTGGAAATGCACTAGCATGACAGTGGATGTGAAGTCACCTCAAACAGttgtggaagagaaaaggaaagtcACTGTGACAGAAATCAGGAGCCAGAGTTTTGCATAGAAAATTATGTAAGTTTTTTGActtgcagagcagctgaagacAGAAATCCCCCTCTGACAAATACCTGCCTTACCCAATGTATTGGTCACTTGGACTGAGGGCATGAATTTTAGGGCTCTGCTCACTCCACAGGATACTCACGTGGCTGTATTCTCATATGGAGTCTGATCCACCCACTGCCACTTCCCATTTTTGTAAGCAGCTAAGCCTATGTAGAATTTTGTTTCATACATCCTAgtggctttttcttttgccaagTTGAAGAGGAactcctgggaaaaaaagaacaatgtCCATGAGGTGCAGGACTGAGCACAGAGAAGCATCAGGAGTCCCTGTGGGGTGGGGCTGGTTGCAGAGGGGGCTGGTACTGCAGAGATGCAGACAGGACCTTCCCCGTACCCTGCAGGACACGGAGGGGCTCTGAGTCCCCTCCAGGGCCCAGCActgtggctctgcctgctgggtcCCTCTCTCAGCCCTGTGCACTTAcctgctctgccttgctgctgatCACCACCAGCTGGGAGCCCATCCCACTGCAGTTCTGTGCACTCTCAGACCATGACATTGTATCACGGGACAGGAAATAGCAGCTTCCTTGAAACCTTTTCCAGCCCTTGGGGCAGCACGTCCAGCCATccactgtggggaaaaaaacaaatcctgcTTTTGAACAAGAAGTGCTGTCCTTCATGGCTATGAGTTCAATATAGGGTCCCAGGTGTAAGGAGTGGGGTTTGAATCCAAAGCCTGGATAGAGATAAATGCTCTCTTCTGCTGTCCACAAGTAAAGCTGTCAGCAGCGTGACAGGCTGCTGTCACCAGGCCCCTGCCTGAAGGGgcctcttccctttctctctctatCCTGCCATGTCCATGCAACCTCTCTTTGGTGAGAGACATGGTTTCTGCCTTAACCTTCTCGAGAAAGCAAGATGAGAAGTAGTTGGTTTGTGATTTTCTAGAAACACTCCCATCAGAGAAGAGCTGTCCAAGGCCTCAGCTCATGCAGATTCAGAGCCTGCTCTGACAGCCTTGCTGCCACCACAGGCAGTTCCTTACACAGCCAGCTTATCCAGGAGATCTGCCTTATGCCTAGAGATTCAAATGGTGGATTAAAAGCTACAGATATGTTCTCACAGAGGTCAAGGCTGCATGAGAAGGGATCTCTGACCTGAGTTTGAGAACTTGCACTACCAGCATTCCAGCACTCCATATTACCATCACTTCATGTGTgactgcagctcagctccccagcTATCCTGAGCTAAACATCATCCTCCCTCCTTTGAGCTTCACACTGACCATCATGCTTGTGTGAACAGGCAGTGAGCCAGCACAGGAAGTGGAGCTGGATTGAACCAGCCAGTATAAAAGCACTTCCATCTAGATCAGTAGAGTAGACTTGCAGTAGAGGGGTTATgtgaggggaagaagaggaaggttGGTCAAATGCAGGTATGGAATGACCCACCCTCTTTCACTGACCTGGAGCATGTTTTCATAGCATTCTTAGTAAAGATGTACAATAGAGTGTCTTCTTACCTCAATTCACAAGATTCCTTCCTTAAAACAATCCACTTGTAACTGACAGTAATATTCCCCACCTCAAAGGTTGAGgggaaaccaaacaaaattttacTGAAGTCCTTTTGTTATTTATGAGGCTCTCAGCATCACTCACCTTTCTCTGCAGaactgctggggacacagcgCCACTCTGTAGAGTTCTGGAGGAGAATCTTGTAATGGCCAGAGCTTCCATCAAGTAAAGCCACtgagaagagaggaaagcaaagcaaagtgcTGTTGTCATCCTTTTCATCTCGTGCATGAGCGACCTGTGCTATCCTCCAACTCCTGCTTTGGAGCCCCAACAGAGACTCTGTTATAGTAACAAGCCATGAAATTTGGATTGAGCAATGAGGTGAGAACAGCAGGCCGCTTCTCCCACTACCAGTCATTCCTTGTCTCAGAAGAGCTTCTCTCATCTCAGTTGTCTGAGAGACTCACTTGCCCAGCTGACAAATCCGGATTTGAAATCCTCTGAGGAAGGGGCGAGGAAAGGGACAGAGAAGTCATGGCATAAGCTAATAAGAGTGGAGAGGCCTGTTTTGGTGAAGGGCATTTGCCTACCTGGAAGAGGGACTAGGATATGggttttcacatgaaaaaaagcaGTTACCTGAGTCCTTAATCTTGAGGGAATTAAGACACTCTGGAACTCACCGAGGCCGATGGtcacaaaagcagctttgatTGGAAGggcaaaaataaggaaaacccAGATGTTCAGCCAGGAGCAACCTCTCTcttctgctggggctggaaaacAAGAGTGAGCAGGTCCCAGGCCAGAGTTAGGAGCAGGATAACCCAGAGTGCTCCAAACCCCTACTTCCAAGGACTAGGGAACCACACAGGTGCTGGAAGCAGGTCCTTCTGCCTGTCCCTAGCAGTGGCTCAGAGTCACAGAGTACAGTAGCACAGGGGCTGCCCTGAGGCAGATTGTTTCCTGTTTATTGCAAGACCTGCCTGTGTTCTGCCTAACCCTGACTTCCCCCTGTGTCCTGTCCAACCTCCTTTCTCCTCAACACATCTTCCTGCTTGCCTCCCATTACCCTGTCTGTCACTGAATGCTCTTTCTGGatctccctcctcttcctctctctttagAGCTTCTTTCTCTCACTACCTGCCTTTTGCCTCTGTACCGTGAGCCCCTTTCTGCAGTGGCACAGTTCCCCAAAGGAGTGactgcccagctcagggtgtGCACAGCCAGACACACAGAGGCATTGTTTCCACAGGGGGAAAAGGCACTTGGGAGCTcatggcagagccctggctgggttgtccttggggacagcagagaTGGGAGCAGGGAGTTGTGCTCAGCGTGATGCAGAGAGCTTTAGCAGGGCAATGACAGAAGGACAGCACCCTTCAGCCCCATTGTTTCCAGACCCAGCACTGAAGGGAATAGCAGGGCACGCTCTGCCTGGACTTCCATTCCCCTGGCTCTAGGAAAAGGTcatcctgccagcctgggcatTGCCCCCTTCCCTCATCTTTTGCTTGGCTCTTGTCCTAAGCCCCATCTCCTGGTAGGAGACCCAGGAACCGCACCATGCCCAggatccatcccagccctgtctTTCCCAAACCCCTTTGGCAGAatgagagagaggaaggaaggttTGGGGGTTACCTGCACTTCCAGGACTGACTCTCCCTTGGCCATTCATCCTCTCTGCAGGAGGATCACTCTTCTCCAAGGGTCCCTGTTACCAGTGTGGCCACAAACAGCCTTCCTCCTGCACAGGCCACCTCCCACACTGGTGTACCCCAGAGCACATGGAGGTTGGGGAATTTTCATCATTTCCCTGCCAGGACATTTCACAAGATGCTCATTGCAACACACAAAGTCACCAAGACAAACGAAACAGATGAAGGggagcatctctgctgctcactACCTCTCCCTTTGCACAGTTTCAGGCACTTCCACAGGTCATGCATGgccttccctctctgcttcctgctctctcctgctgagGTTCCATGTGTGTGAGAATACATCGGGCAGGTATATTTGGCATTTGCTAGCAAAGGGTTAAGCCCactgagcacagcctgcagaagggaaccaaaaatgagaggaaagcaTATCTGTGACTGATTTGCCAATACtcttattaataattaaaataactaaTTCCTGTAGAAGTGTGAATGGAGCTTTGGGCAGTGCAGTTCAATATGCCCTGTCTTTGTGGGACTGGAGGACAGAAAGGATCAGTTGATGGTGCTGGAGTCCCTTTGCATGACAGATCAGGAATTTTGCCTTGGTTATGACTACAAAAGCTGCAGAACTACGTTGTGTTTCTGGAGTTCTCAAGGAGGTCTGGATTCCTGTCCAGCAGTCTCATACTCCTAAGGATATCCCTAAGGATAAAGGGTCCCGACTGGATCCCAATGTCCTCTGAATGGACTGAGATGGGAACTCAGCCTTTGCTCTAGTTCCATCAGCTGGTTTCTCTCTGTGATGAGGAATGCATGGGTGCAGAGACACAGGAATAGGAGAGCTCatagcagcagcacaggcattTCAGCTGAAGCACCAGAAGATCAGGGCACAGAACTGCTTACAGGGGAGGACAAGCCTGAGCTCTCTGTAGAAGATATGCTCTGATTCTGTTACTTTGTCTACAACAGGCTGCAGGTAGTGTCGGAGCCTACATTTCTAAACATCTTGATGTAACTAATGATCACAAGCTCTCACcccacagaaaaacacattcacAAAACTTGTACAACCTCCAGTCTCCTACCAGCCCCTCAGGGACTGCAGCTGCAAGAACACATCCCTTTGGTGGAAGCAGGGCATCCCCTGGTCCCACACACTTCCTGCTGGAGATGTAGGGTTCATGAGTATCCacacctcctccagcagcctgtgAACCAGAGGTGAAAGCACAGGGTCACGTTGtcacactgcagagctgtgggtcTGGGCTTGCTACATCTTTCAATGCCATCAGTAAGGTCACCCATGGCActcagctgccagggagctTCTTACAGACAGAAGTGGCCAAGCCGCAGAGCACCCTGGGCTCGGTGGCCACTTCCTTCCcactcttctctcctctctcaaaCTGTTCTTGCTTCTTCTAAACTTTGTTTTCAGACTGTTTCTTCTGTGCCTCAGAAGCCTTTCCCTAATGCCCTGGTTACTGTTAAGCTGGTGGTCATGTTCTCCTTTAACAGCCTTGGTTTGGTGCAAATGCCCCCTGAAATAGTTGCAGCAACTGAATTCACACGGCTGTCTGCATTCACACTCCTatttctgtcacttgctgctGTCCAGGCCATCTGACCAACATGAAGTGGCATGGGTAAGGCTGGAGAGGGTTCCAAGTACTAAGAACAGCAAGAGTGCTCCTGTTCAGAAATGAACTTGGTGGAGGACGTTCTCTCTTTCTCAGTGGTTGATGGCAGTTCCTCCATCAACCTGAACCCcctgagcagtcctgctgtgCAGTTTTCTTGAATTCCAAATGATTGAAGGGAAAGACTTATCTGCAACAATGACATAAGGGCAAGTAGCCTGGAAGGCAATACTAACAAAGTGAAAggcagaaagcacagcagaagtGCTGGCAACAGGGACAATACAGGAAGATAGAATCATACCAGAGAAAGTTGTTCCCACTGTGCCTGGTTGCTTTGCCCTCTCACAGCCTGGAAACCAGCCCCacaggcctgagccccagcagtgGGTGGGGGACAGCTGACAGAGGCAGCTGTGAGGCTCTGCAACTTGTGCTGCAGTTTCTGAGCTTtgttttcagcaggaaagaTGAAATAAATGCAGGAGGACACTGGAGGTTCCTTTTCATGGACCTTTGGGAGACAGGGTATGGAGGACGCCAGGAGGAAATGGACTCTGCTGGCTCTCACACTCCCCAATGAAGCTGAACTGCTGGGGAAGTAGAGGCTGGGTGCCAGCTTATCTGCAGTAATTCTGAGACGTTGGGATGCAGGATCGTGTGAGAAGGCTGCAGGGCAAAAGCCAGGATCACAAGCAGAGGCTTCAGGAGGGCAAACACTGGCCAATTTGAGCATTTGTTTGCAAGACTCCCTTGGGAAGACTCCCACTTGGATGTTCTGCTTTGGTATTGATCCCCACCCTGTGGGAGCCTGTGTCCTTCTTTCCAAGACATCTGTTCAGCCAATATGTGGGAGCACCAACTTAGAGAGCCTCTCCAGCCCACTGTGCAGCACCTGCAGTCTCACCTGGGCAGCAGTAGCAGGACACAGAGTGAACGTGCCCAAGACAGAGAGGGAATATGGCCTTTTCTCTGGAGAGCCCCCAAAGGCTTGGGGACAATGCTGGATTGTTCTCTGCAGGTTGTTCCTCACGCAGCTGACCATGCCACTGACCATGTGTCCTAGGAACTGACAGGAAATAGCCAATCTCATTGCAAATGCAGTCTTTGCCAGGCAGGAGTAACTGAGAGAAGGTTCCCAGGCCCTGACAAGGCAAATGGAGCATCTTTGGGATGGACCTCCTTCACATGAAGAGAGGCTGAGTTAGAAGTgttcagagcagaggagggagggatgctACCAACTGCCTGGCAATCAGTCTTCCACACAATATTCCCTCTCAGCCAAGTGGGGATGCAGGCTGCAGCACTCACACCCATTTCAAAGACCCTCTGTGTGTATCTGCTGGCCTCCCCGTTGCCCTCAGGATGAGGTTTCCTCCATCAGGCCTTTTATGCTTCAGATATTTGGAGACAATGGCTCTCATTGCTGTAGGAGAtgattccagccctgctgccttctggagATGGACCCATACAGGTTCCACCTTTCACATTAGtcagctccccagggctccagAAGTGGAGAGATGTTACGCTCCACCATGGCCTTGTCAAGTCTTGCAGGGAAGGATGAGCTCCAGGACCTGTGGTCTCAGGGCTCAGAGGGACATGGAGACAGACTCATCCAGATCCTGATTCATCCCAAATTCCACTGATCAATCACCCTTGTTCTCTTCCTGGCCTGTTCCCTGAATGGAATCCTGCCttcttcctgcagccagggtgAGGGGGCCGTGTCCAGacccagcaggggctgctgctcactgcaggcTGACCCCAGGAGTGGACAGCCAGCAGAGGAACGTGCTGGTCAGCTCTGTCCTTCAGGGACTGTGCCCCTCCAGCTGGCTGCACCACAGCAGGCCTAaggctcctgtgctgggctggctcttGTGTGGAGGAGGGAAGACACGAAATGTGCTCCTTGTCCTGCTTGTGTGCTAAGAGTTACGGCAGAGGGGAGGCCTAGAGGGGATCCTGCATGGCAAAAGCCAAAAATGTGTGGCAGTGGTGCTAAAGGCCCTGGATAAAGAGATCCTCTCTGGGCGGACCCaagcccagcagcccaggtggtGTTGGGAGaagctgggcactgcagagcatgGTTTCTAGGCTGCACGTGGAAAGGCCCTCACTCGCAGGGCCAGGAGCATGTGCTGTCACTACTACCCATTCTTGAAATGACAGCCTGgaaggccaggcaggagctggctccATGAGGGCTCATGTCCTGCATGTTTCAGGAAGAAAGTCTCACCCCCAGGACTCCTGTGCAGGAAGAACTCCTAAGGAAGATGGAGAGCCATTCTGTGAAGTGAGAGGACACAGTCAGATCCCCAAGGTGGAGCACCACTGCGATTCTTTTGCTCCCTGTCCTGTTTTCCAGGCTGTGTTCAGAAGGAGGCAAAGGTTCTAGTTCATTCCTCTAATGCAAAGACTCAGCCCCATGGGGAGGAAAAGGTAGCAACAAGTCTAAGAGCAGAAATTGCCCTGAAAGCTTGAGAATGGACAAGCCAAGAGGCCAGGAGACAAGCTGGGAGGACAAGTGATCTGGGAACTAGAGAAATGAACTCAAAACTAGAGAACAATACATCCCTGGAAGGTAAATGCATGCAAATGCACAGTGGAGAAGCAAGTCAACATGCAAATAAACTCTGAGGGAAGTGgttaaaatgctgctttgcagGGACAAGCTTGTCCCCTATAGAAGTCCCAAAACCAGAAGACTTGTCTGGCAGTGGGTCTCCAGGGGAGGCACATTGACTCTGGGTCTAGATGTGTGACTTAGGGGGACTGAAGGAAGTCATATTGTGTTCACAGCCAGAGAATTGGGCTtaggcagagccagcagggaatGAGAGTAGGTTGAGGCAAAGAGAGAAATGCCATAAAGAAATAGGTTAAGTAGGAGCTGTGAGGAAAGGTAAGGCTTGGAACAGGGAAGAGAGCAATGGAAGAGGGGAGAAGCATCACAGGCCCAAAGAGGCCCTGAAGAGATTGGTGATCATGTTCCCACCACAGGACACCAAGGGACATCAACTCAAGTAGCATCAGAGCAGGAGTACGTTCTGCATGAGATACACATCTGCactgggaagctggagaggacCGGGACACCagcaaagggaagggaggatgTTTGCAGCATGGCACTTCTCCAGTTCCCTGGTACCACCACAAGTCTCTGCTGACAACTGCTTTCTCACAGCTGCCTCTGACACTTGTTCACATCTGCTTGTGTTGGTGACTGTATCCTGTGGAATGAAGTCAAATCCCTGCAAGTGTCAATACTACAGCAGTGGAAATAGCCTTGGGGAGAGGGACTTTGTATGCAAGAATGTTGTGTgaggacaaaggggaatggctttagaCTGGCAGATGGCAGGTTGCAATTAAATATTGGGAAGGAATATATTACAGtgaggtggtgaggcactggaaccAGTAGCCCATAGGAGACATGTCCCAACTCTAATATGTTCAAGGCCTGGCATGATGGGGATATGAGCAACCTAGTCTAGTAAAAGCTGTCCCTGACCATGACCCAGGGGACTTGAAACTAGATTATCCttaaaagtcccttccagcccaaaccgtTCCATCATTTGTGGATTATACACCCAAGCAGCttagagatggaaaaggaaagagagacaTGCACCCAGAGCTCAGAACGTTTTTCATTGGTGTGATATTGTCTAAGATTTCAGAATTTGTTCAGCACAACCAGTACAGCTAGAGGACATCTTGTGTgtgactcaaaaaaaaaaccaaacagctctACTCAAGGAGACAGAGAACATTGAATCTTGCGATATTTGTCTTCCGTTCCAGCATCTTCCTCCTGGAGAAGTCCATCTCTTTTCAGCCAGAGGCTGCTAGAACCACTCAGAGAGAAGAGGACACAAGAGCACAGGAGATGCTTCAAAGAGCCTGAGCCTCCCTGTGTTACCTGAGCCACCACATGCACTGAGGATGCTGGACAAGGCTCATGTCACTTCCACACACATGGTCCCACCCCACACAGTGAAGATGTGTCAGAGCTCCCcacccttcccagcacagccagagctgttcccagctcgctgctgagctcccagcttTGCTCAGGACAGGGGTATTTCCATCACACaattactgctgctgcttcacaaaTTCGATAATGCGGGACATCTGGTTTGACATCATTCCAGTTGTTGAGGGTTTCTTCAGGCATATGCCTTACAGTGCAGTTCTCATCATGGCCATCATTTGGTTCTCCTGCACGCCAGAACCTGGGACACAGACAGGATTGTTACTCCCCGGTGTCCACTGtaaagcacagcaggaaaaggccaCAGTGggatgaaaaatttgaaaagaaggGACAGAAATTGCCAATGCTGATTCATGGACTGAAGCAGTTCCCTTCCTCTCAAACCATATCCCACTGGCACCAGTGACACATGGAAACctgcctccttcctgcagccttcCAGCACAAGAGggccctgctccatcctgctgagGGGAACTGATCACCACCACTCACCCCACGCAGCTCACTCCCAGCAGAGGCCTGTGCTGGACTCCTGGGCAAGTTTGTTCTCCAGAAGGACAGCCCTGGTGCTTTCTCCctgtgttcatttttctttccattaattTCAGCAGAGACCATTTTGTGCATATAAGTGCTGTTCAGGCCAGGCAAGGCTGTTAAACTATTAAGGGTTCTATCTGATTGCCTACAGCAAAGATTCCTAGGTCATAGGTAGTTCATTTTTAACCAATTTCGAGCACAGATGGGATATTCACACATGTTCACACATGTGAACCTGGTGTCCTACAAAGTTCTTTCTTGCAGCATCTTTGATCTCCAACAAGGCAGTGGAGTCACAAGCCCCTCTCATGCACCACCTGAACCTCTCACATCTCTCCTATTTTCTTTCCCTACCAGGGGTGACACCAAACACTCTTCATGCACAGACACTCACGTTGCTGTCTCATTGTATGGAGTCTTGTCCACCCACTGCCACTGGCCCTCCTTCTTCTCAAACAGACCAATGTAGAAATTATCTCTTTTAAGCTGTTGATTTTTCTGCAGttgatttttcagtttggaGAGGAAATCCTGGCAGTCAGAGAGAGAGTGAAATGTCCATGAGTGGCAGGACTGAGCACAGAGAGGCATCAGGAGTCCCTGTGGggtggggctggtggcagagggggctggtgctgcagagatGCAGACAGGACCTTCCCCGTACCCTTCCTGCAGGACACGGAGGGGCTCTGAGTCCCCTCCAGGGCCCAGCActgtggctctgcctgctgggtcCCTCTCTCAGCCCTGTGCACTTAcctgctctgccttgctgctgatCACCACCAGCTGGGAGCCCATCCCACCGCAGTTCTGTGCACTCTCAGCACAGTTCATTGTATCACTGGACAGGAAATAGCAGCTTCCTTGAAACCTTCTCCAGCCCTTGGGGCAGCACGTCCAGCCTCCGTCTGTGCAGGGAGAGGACAAAGAGATGAAGGCTACTAACAAGAGATGGTGATTGCAGAGATCCAGGTTTTCCAGGGACAGTGTTCATGTCCTCCTCAGTGACTTTTCCTGAcagaaaatgcttgaaaaaacAGGGATAGTACAGACATTTCTTCCCATTGCTTTGGGGTATGACCAGTGAGTTTTGTGTTCCTAAAGCTGTGGTAATCCTTGTAAGGAGATCTCAGGTCTCCCCAGAGTTCTTTTGGGGATGTGGTTTGACTTGTCCTGGTACAGCCTCCTGGAGGCCCTTAGCGCCAGGGAAGAGGGGACATTGGGAGGACTGACCTGTGCCTTGTGGCACCGCTGAGTCGCACTCCCACTGCgagaactgctgctgcagggctgagggctggtCACTGCTGTGGCAGAAGGGAACCACtgcaaagggagaggaaaagctgcagaattaccccttgctcccagctcctcacacagcATCTCTGGCCCCTTGACTCTCCTTCCACCATTTCCCCAGCAAGCACTGTCCCAGCTGTCACCTCTCCTGGCCCACACCAGTGGCACAGCTGCCTTCCCAGCCAGAAAGAGACCAAAGTCTTCCAAGTCAGACAGCACAAGGACCCCTGGAAGCACATCCCCCTGGGGACATGCCACACACACGGCACGAGTGAGCcctcccagccacagccactctGCCATGCACAgacccacagcccagctgccagtCTACAAAGCAGCCTCTCACTGTCACCCTTTGTCTCTTCCTCAACTGCACAGCAACAGGGACTTGGAGGAGTCACCCTCAGCTGGGCCTGTTCCATCAGCAACACACGGTCCAGGTGAAGGGAATCACTCAcggctggagctgctgaaaccAGGGTGCAGCATAAAGCCCTAGGACTTCCTAGCTCCACTTTGTGGGGAATAATGCACTCTTGGAGACAGGCCACAGCCACAATCGCTAGGAATTCCTAGCAACTCAGACACTCATCAGAAGTATGGATTAGGAGCTGATCAGGGTGCGCTTACCAATCCAGATGCCTATTTTCATCAATCATTTAATTCAGAACTATTTTCACTTATGAGCAGAACAATCCTAGTGGCTCCAGTGCCTGATTAGTGAATTGCTGTAATGGAAGAAGGCTCAGAGGAGATGGACAAGGGCCATGCCTGGCTGAGCACCCCCATTGCCAATAAAGGTGACCTTATCCCTACCCAAAGATCAAGGATGAGAAGAGACATGACTTCTGGTTTAGTCCAGCTGAGGGATTTGacctgctgtgcagctgctcatCCCTGTAGGGATCCAAAAGGGTCAGTGTCTTCCTCAGATAGCCATGAAACCTCTGTTGGCTGAGAGACACTGGTCCTGCCTTAGCCTTCCTGGGGAAGCAGGATAGGAAATCACTGGCTCACAGTCCTCTGGAAAGACTCCCATCAGAGAAGAGCTGTCCAAGGCCTCAGCTCATGCAGACTGAGAGGGACTGAGGAGCAACCTGCTCTGACAGCCTTGCTGCCACCACAGGCAGTTCCTTACACAGCCAGCTTATCCAAGAGATCTGCCTTATGCCCAGAGATTCAAATGGTGGGTTAAGAGCTACAGAGATGTTCTCACAGAGGTCAAGGCTGCATGAGAAGGGATCTCTCACCTGTGTTTTGGTGAAGGGCATTCTCCTTGTGTCAGAGAGACTAGGATGTGGGTTTTCCACCTGACCAAGGGCAGGCAGCTGAGCCCTTCATCCCAAGGGACTTTAAGACACCCTGGTACTCACCAAGCCAGAGGCACAAGGCCACGAACGCAGCTTTGACTGCAAGgg encodes:
- the LOC119707597 gene encoding C-type lectin domain family 4 member E-like isoform X1 → MREALLRQGMTGSGRSGLLFSPHCSIQISWLVTITESLLGLQSRSWRIAQVAHARDEKDDNSTLLCFPLFSVALLDGSSGHYKILLQNSTEWRCVPSSSAEKVDGWTCCPKGWKRFQGSCYFLSRDTMSWSESAQNCSGMGSQLVVISSKAEQEFLFNLAKEKATRMYETKFYIGLAAYKNGKWQWVDQTPYENTATFWKPGEPNLLFAEKCAAIHVKGNTDPNTYSNWNNVLCITSCYRICEQAVKLL
- the LOC119707597 gene encoding C-type lectin domain family 4 member E-like isoform X2; protein product: MNGQGRVSPGSAAPAEERGCSWLNIWVFLIFALPIKAAFVTIGLVALLDGSSGHYKILLQNSTEWRCVPSSSAEKVDGWTCCPKGWKRFQGSCYFLSRDTMSWSESAQNCSGMGSQLVVISSKAEQEFLFNLAKEKATRMYETKFYIGLAAYKNGKWQWVDQTPYENTATFWKPGEPNLLFAEKCAAIHVKGNTDPNTYSNWNNVLCITSCYRICEQAVKLL
- the LOC119707597 gene encoding C-type lectin domain family 4 member E-like isoform X4, translating into MREALLRQGMTGSGRSGLLFSPHCSIQISWLVTITESLLGLQSRSWRIAQVAHARDEKDDNSTLLCFPLFSVALLDGSSGHYKILLQNSTEWRCVPSSSAEKVDGWTCCPKGWKRFQGSCYFLSRDTMSWSESAQNCSGMGSQLVVISSKAEQEFLFNLAKEKATRMYETKFYIGLAAYKNGKWQWVDQTPYENTATLLDNLLVSWKCLS
- the LOC119707597 gene encoding C-type lectin domain family 4 member A-like isoform X3 — translated: MREALLRQGMTGSGRSGLLFSPHCSIQISWLVTITESLLGLQSRSWRIAQVAHARDEKDDNSTLLCFPLFSVALLDGSSGHYKILLQNSTEWRCVPSSSAEKVDGWTCCPKGWKRFQGSCYFLSRDTMSWSESAQNCSGMGSQLVVISSKAEQEFLFNLAKEKATRMYETKFYIGLAAYKNGKWQWVDQTPYENTATWTSWPHPSCLSEQDLDAYHSLAH
- the LOC119707578 gene encoding C-type lectin domain family 4 member D-like isoform X1 codes for the protein MNGQGRVSPGSAAPAEERGCSWLNVWVFLIFALAVKAAFVALCLWLVVPFCHSSDQPSALQQQFSQWECDSAVPQGTDGGWTCCPKGWKRFQGSCYFLSSDTMSWSESAQNCGGMGSQLVVISSKAEQRRRASGSGWTRLHTMRQQLVPFCHSSDQPSALQQQFSQWECDSAVPQGTDGGWTCCPKGWRRFQGSCYFLSSDTMNCAESAQNCGGMGSQLVVISSKAEQDFLSKLKNQLQKNQQLKRDNFYIGLFEKKEGQWQWVDKTPYNETATFWRAGEPNDGHDENCTVRHMPEETLNNWNDVKPDVPHYRICEAAAVIV
- the LOC119707578 gene encoding C-type lectin domain family 4 member E-like isoform X2, whose amino-acid sequence is MNGQGRVSPGSAAPADERGCSWLNIWVFLIFALAVKAAFVALCLWLVVPFCHSSDQPSALQQQFSQWECDSAVPQGTDGGWTCCPKGWRRFQGSCYFLSSDTMNCAESAQNCGGMGSQLVVISSKAEQDFLSKLKNQLQKNQQLKRDNFYIGLFEKKEGQWQWVDKTPYNETATFWRAGEPNDGHDENCTVRHMPEETLNNWNDVKPDVPHYRICEAAAVIV